Below is a window of Stappia sp. DNA.
GCGCATTTCCGGGGTCGGCGAGGAGTATTCCGAACTTCTGGAAGCCGCCGGCGTCGACACGGTGAAGGAACTCAAGCACCGCAACGCGGCGAACCTGCACGCGAAGATGGCCGAGGTGAACGGCGAGAAGAAGCTGGTCCGCCAGCTTCCCAGCGCCGGCGCGGTGGAAAAATGGGTCGAGCAGGCCAAGGCGCTCGATCCCATGATGACCTACTGACGCGGGGCCACGCGCGCCTCGGACGCTGCGGAACACGCCGCCGGACGCCGTCCGGCGGGGGCGGGACACGGTGTCCGTCGATGCCGATTCCTCAGGGTTTTTCCGTATGATGCGTTGCCG
It encodes the following:
- a CDS encoding DUF4332 domain-containing protein translates to MSYSISEIEGIGPAYAEKLNAIGIKTTAAYLERAKDPKGRKALAEETGIDDKRILKWANMADLMRISGVGEEYSELLEAAGVDTVKELKHRNAANLHAKMAEVNGEKKLVRQLPSAGAVEKWVEQAKALDPMMTY